The following are from one region of the Ictalurus furcatus strain D&B chromosome 11, Billie_1.0, whole genome shotgun sequence genome:
- the znf326 gene encoding DBIRD complex subunit ZNF326, protein MKSRGIFRSGGAVNIQSFYSNVPPPASRGTKRMLMAPVPPSKFAKKQRVEMSITAGQNFAKARDSHISSYGKDMKGKEAVEEKRVRVREKRRRRREKNYEKYGDKHRLAFTCAFCKFRTFEDKDIEKHFGSTYHHEILDYIRQQAMFDDQVISFLHDCMVHKFRKTVSALCKLHSLLDQKVNQKVMEGVTEDDYMRKVEVVHCMACNIYIPAVFTSVQQHRRSPLHLKTKVVYKEQLKRESVLTAKAIINNDSIKIRYEKYIKGEDPFVMDAKADTSSDSSEPEDEKMEDEH, encoded by the exons ATGAAAAGCAGAGGG ATTTTCAGATCGGGAGGTGCTGTCAACATCCAGAGCTTTTATTCAAACGTGCCGCCACCGGCATCTCGTGGCACAAAGCGGATGCTGATGGCTCCGGTCCCTCCGAGCAAGTTTGCCAAGAAGCAGAGGGTTGAAATGAGCATCACAGCAG GACAGAATTTTGCAAAGGCGAGG GACAGTCATATTTCCTCTTATGGAAAGGACATGAAGGGAAAAGAAGCTG TGGAGGAGAAGCGTGTTCGAGTCCGAGAGAAGCGAAGacggagaagagagaagaactACGAGAAATATGGAGACAAGCACAG aTTAGCTTTCACATGTGCCTTTTGTAAGTTTCGCACATTTGAAGACAAAGATATTGAGAAGCACTTTGGAAGCACATATCACCACGAAATACTTGACTACATTCGACAACAGGCCATGTTTGATGACCAGGTCATTAGCTTTCTCCAT GACTGTATGGTGCACAAGTTTCGTAAGACAGTGTCTGCTTTGTGCAAGTTGCACAGCCTTTTGGACCAGAAAGTGAACCAGAAAGTCATGGAAG GGGTTACTGAGGATGACTACATGAGGAAGGTGGAAGTGGTGCACTGTATGGCCTGCAACATTTACATTCCTGCTGTCTTTACTTCTGTCCAGCAGCATCGCCGTTCTCCTCTACACCTAAAAACCAAAGTG GTGTACAAAGAGCAGCTGAAACGGGAGAGCGTGCTGACAGCAAAAGCCATAATAAATAATGACAGTATTAAAATTCGCTATGAGAAATACATCAAG GGAGAAGACCCGTTTGTAATGGATGCTAAAGCAGACACTAGCTCAGATTCGTCTGAGCCCGAGGACGAAAAGATGGAAGATGAACATTAA